From the Pseudomonas syringae KCTC 12500 genome, the window ATGCCGATGCGCAGGCGTTTGGCCGGTTCGGCGGCGAAGCTGGACGGCGCCAGCAGGGCTACCATCAGCCCCGTCAGCAGGCCGCGCAGCAAGGCACGGCGTTTGAATGAAATAGGCATGGGCAAGCGGTCTTCTTTCAAAGGAATGCGGAGTTTCAGTGCGGGTGCTGACGGGTCACGCCAGCATCGAATTGCGCGACGACCTGTTTCCAGCCTGAATCGATCAAGGCCTGGTCACTGAGGTCGCTAACCGCCGCCAGCGAGGCGTTGCGGTTGATCCAGATGTCCGGCTGCTCGCCGGAATCGACACGCATCAGAAACGAACCGGCCACGCTCGACGTCCGGCTCAGTCCCAGGTAGGACTGCTCGATCATCTGCCAGGCATGGTCGCCACGGCTCACCGAACTGGCATCCCTGGCGAACGGCGCAAAGCCTTCATCGCCCAGTTGCTCTGGGGTGATCGGTGTCTGCTGCTCGCTGGCCAGCAGGCGGATTTCGTCGAGGGTCACGCGCAGGTCGGCGTAAATGCCTTGTTCCGCAGCGCTCAACTCGCGTCGTGCGTCCAGTTGGTGGTTGGCGATGCTGTGCGTTTCCTGAGTATCACGGTGCAAGCTGATCACCCCGGCAGCGCTGCCAAGGATCAGCAGGCACAGCAGCAGGACGTACAGGGTTTCATGCCCGGCGCCTGCCGGGCGGACGATGTGTCGGGTTGGTGTGCTCATGGCGCCTGGATGTCCGCCTGATCGATTTCCACCACATGACCGGGACCTGCGTCGAACAGCACGTAGAACTCGGAGGCGGGGCGTTTGAAGGTTACCGTCGAGTCTTCGCCGAGCTTGCCTGGCACCAGGATGGTTTCGTCGTAGCCGATCACGTCCAGGGTCACACCCGGCGCACCACTGCCGTCGGAAAAACCGCCGGTGCAGCGGATCTGCTCGGTGTCGATCTGTTTGCATTCGCACATCGGGTTATGCGCCAGGGCGTTGCCGCTCAGGCCAAGCAGGCACAGGGCACTGGCCGTCAGCCAGCGCAGGGAAGGGCGGGCACTCATGGTTGGGCTCCTTGTTTTTTCAGCCACGCCACGGTGCTGGGCGAAGCCTGTTGCAGGGGGATGGAAGTCTGATGCACGGCGCCGTCCCAGCCTTCCATGGTGATCCACAGCTCGGCGTCGGGATCGGTGTTTTGCGCGATCTGCATGAAGGCACTCATGCGGTAGCCGCCACCGAAGAAAATCACCCCGGCGGTGCGCAGGCTGCGCGGTTTGCCGATACGCAGATAAGTGGCCTTGACCCGGTCGATGCAGGCGTTGCACAGCGCCGCGTTGAAACTTTTCATGTAGCCCGATGGGCCGGAAAGGCGCGGCGCTTCGTTGCGGTCCTCTGCCAGACGCAGGCTCCACGGGCCGACCTGAATCTCGCCGACCTCGCGCTGGCCAAGGCCCTGATCGCCACGATCCAGTGAAACATCGGAGAAGTACTTGGGCATGAAACCCAGCGGGATCAGCACCAGCAGCACGTTGATATGGAAGCGCCATTTGTGCCAGAAACGACTCAGTGACGATGCAGGTTGTGCAGCAGCGGCGGCCTTGCTCACAGGCTGTTCTCCGGGGTGCGGGTCGCCAGCGGCGAGGTGTTTATCTCCGGGGTGTACGCGACAGGTCTGGCTCGGGCATCACGCTTGAGGGCGTTGAGCGTCGCCAGTGCAGTACGCTTGCTCCAGATCAACAGGCCGCTGAGCACCATCATGCTCAGCAGCAGGCCGAAAAACGCCCAGATCAGCTTGATCCAGATGCCGCCGAAATCGCCGGTGTGCAGGGGGCGCATGGACTCGGTGACGAACTCCAGCTTGTTGCGGTCCGACAGCAGGTGCGAGGCGGCAATCTCGCCGCTGTACGGGTTGATTTCGGCGGTCTGGAACATCAATGGATACCAGCTGCGTCCACCCACCTGCATGTTGCTGTAGGCATTGAACGGCGGTGTGATGAAGCTGGCTTCCAGGCCCGGAATCCGCTCCCTGGCGATTTCCACGGCGCGCTCCAGGCTGATGGTCGGCGCAGGACTACCATCGGCAGTCAGTGGCACGGCGCTGTGCGGGATGATCGACGCGCCCTGGGATTTGCTGGAAATACTGATCTGGTTGTCGCCCAGAATCGCCTGGATCAGAAACCACGTGCCGGTAATGGAAATTACCGCAATGAACCAGATCGACCAGACGCCGCTGAGGCGATGCAGGTCGCCCCAGAAAATCCGCGGGCCCTGGCTGAAACGCACGGGCTTGAAAAAGCCGCGCCAGAATTTCTTGTAGACCACCAGCCCGGTCACCAGTGAGGCCAGCAACGGCAGGCCGAGAATCGACACCAGGTACCAGCCCCACGAATAACCGTTGGTAAACGGCACCAGCCACCAGCCGTGCAGCGCGCGGGTGAAGCGGCGGAAGTCGAACGAAGGAGTAATGCCCTGAATCACTCCGGTGTAAGGGTTGACGTAAGCCGGCACCGAACGCCCGTCGGGGTAGGTGATGAACACGCTCAAGGCGAAATAGTCGCCGTCCGGCTGCATGATGGTGCCCACGATCAGGTCCGGTTGGTTGCGTTCGATGGTTGCGCGAATCTGTTCGAAGTTCAGGCGCTGCGCGTCGTCGGAAGGGCGGTTGTCACGCATCTCCGGGTTGGCCAGCCACATGATTTCCTTGCTGACCACGGCCAGCGTGCCGGTCACACAAACGATCAGCACGAAGAACCAGATCGGCAGGGCCAGCCAGCTGTGGACGAGAAACCAGATTTTTGAACGGGACTTCTTCGACATGGATAAACAATCTCGATTCACGATGTGGAGCGGCCGCAGGGCGGTCCCCTCTGTCTGTACGCGCGGGCGGTATAAAAGCCTCGCATTAAGTTAAAGACGAATGAGAACTGAATTCCTATAGGAATTTTTTGCGTTTAAATGCAAAAAATTGTTTCAGTGCGGCGGTACAGCTCCGCATGCCGCATGAATAGGGCGGTCCGGCTAATTTTCCAGCAGCGCAGTACGTTCAATCTGGACATTGGTGTTGCGCCAGGCCGCAGGGGCTCGGGCGCTTTTGCCATCAAGGGAGAGACATCATGAGTCATGCGTTGAGTTTGGATATCCGGCCGTTGCTGGCAGGGGCGGGCAGCTTGCCGATGCTGGTGCAGGCACCCGAGCCCGGTCTGGACTTGATGGAAGCGCTGGGCGAACTCAAGCCGTTGGTCGCCGGGCACCTGTATAGCGCAGGCGGGATTCTGTTTCGCGGCTTCGAGGTGGGCGGTGCGGAAGCGTTTCGCGAGTTCGCCGCCGGTTTCGGCGATCCGCTGCTCAACTACGAGTTCGGCTCTACGCCGCGCAGCAATGTCACCAAGGGTGTATACACCTCGACCGAGTACCCGGCGCACCAGAGCATCCCGCTGCACAACGAGCAGGCCTACACGCTGGAATGGCCGATGAAGATCTGGTTCTACAGCATGATCGCGGCGCAGACAGGCGGCGAAACACCGATCGCCGACAGCCGCGAAATCTACCGACGCATTCCGGCGCGCATTCGCGAGCGCTTTGTCGAAAAGAAACTGATGTACGTGCGTAACTACGGCAACGGGCTCGATGTGGAATGGAGTCAGGTGTTCAACAGCGAAGACGAGCGCGTGGTCGAAGCCTACTGCCGGGCGCACAACATCGAGTGCGAATGGAAAGACGACGGCGAACTGCGCACCCGCCAGATTTGCCAAGCGGTATCGCGCCACCCGGTGACCCACGACACCGTCTGGTTCAACCAGGCGCACCTGTTCCACATCTCCAACTTGCAACCGGAAGTGCGCGAAACCCTGCTCGACGTAGTGGACGAAGAAGACCTGCCGCGCAACGTCTACTACGGCGACGGCTCGCCCCTCGAAGAAACCCTGCTGGACGAAATCCGCGGCGTACTCGACGAATGCACCGTCAGCTTCCCATGGCTGGAAAACGACGTCCTGATGCTCGACAACATGCTCACCGCCCACTCCCGCGCACCCTTCACCGGCAAACGCAAAGTGGTGGTCGCCATGGCACAGGGGCATTCGGATAAGTAAACGCCGTTAGATCATCGTGCTGACGCACTGAGTGGTTTTGCCTTTCGTGACTCGCTGCATCACGAATCTACGGCTCGCCGCAGTTCAGAAACATCCAGAACCACGATGCTTTTAAACCACGATGGCACAGACGACGCAGAGTGCGACGTAAGTGACGGCTGAGTCATGGCGCTGATCCGGGGGTAGCCTGGCAGGACGCCAGGCAAGCCGCACCGGGCCATGGATGGCCCGTTGCGGCGACCCCCGGAGCAGTGACAGGGCGAAGGAACCCGACGAAGTCGGGCCGGAAACGGAGCTGCGGGCTTTGCCTACTTTGGCCCCATCAAAGTAGGTCGCCGAGGGGCGAAAAGGTTACCTGAGCCGAACCTCAATCCACCTGAAAAAGAAAAACCGCCGTGTGACGCAGAGCGTCACGAGCTGCATTCCCACGCGGAGTGGTGTGACCCCCGAAGGTTGGATGCAACCTTTGGAGGCGTCATGGGTAAATATACAGAGCAGGCAAAACTCGCAGCCGTGAAAGAGTATTGTGCTGGCAAGGCAGGTTTGAGGGATGTTGCGCATCGCCACGATGTGGATTTTTCCTGCCTTAGGCAGTGGGTTGCGGCCTATCAGATTCATGGCGTAGCGGGCCTGCAAGAGAAAAAACGCCAGCGCTACAGTGACGAGTTCAAGCTGACTGTTTTGAAGCGCATGCATGATGAGCGTTTATCTCTGCGCCAGACAGCGGCCTTGTTCGATATCCGTCAGTTCGGCATCATCGGTCTATGGCAGCGCCATTATGAAGAAGGGGCCTTTGATGCCTCCTCCAAGCCACCCACAAAAGCCGGACGCCCAAGAAAGATGACGACTGCACTTCCGCCTGTGAACGCCCCCTCAATCGACGATGAATCGCGCTCGCGTGACGAGTTGCTTGCCGAGGTGAAGCAACTGCGGATGGAGGTCGACTATCTAAAAAAGCTCGATGCCTTGGCTCAGAAGAAGCAACGAATAGCGCAACAGAAAAAGCGCAAATCGTAACCGAACTGAGACTGGGGCATTCTCTGGGTGGCCTGCTGAAGCTTGCCGGTCTGGCGCGCAGCACTTTTTACTATCAACAAAAGGTACTGCAAGCGGGCGATAAGTACGCCGGGCTGAAAGACCTGATTCAGACAGTTTTCTACGATCATAAAGGCCGGTATGGCTATCGTCGTATCACGGCGGCGTTGCGGCGCGCAGGCCATCTTGTGAACCACAAGACGGTGCAGAAACTGATGGGGCAGCTTGGCCTGAAGAGCCTGGTGCGAGTGAAGAAATACCGCTCTTACAAGGGCGAAGTAGGCAAGGCTGCGCCCAACATTCTCAAGCGTGATTTCAAGGCCCAGCACCTTAATGAAAAATGGGCCACGGACGTCACCGAGTTCAAAGTGGGAGGCCAGAAGCTCTATCTGTCGCCCATCATGGATCTGTACAACGGCGAAATCATTTCCTATGCAATCGCCAGGCGCCCGCTGTACTCCATGGTGGACGAAATGCTTGAAGGAGCGTTCAAGAAGCTTGAGCCGCATGAAAAGCCTATTTTGCACTCAGACCAGGGCTGGCAATATCGGATGCCTGTTTACCAACGATTACTCAATGAGCATTCGATCACATGCAGCATGTCGCGCAAGGGCAACTGCTACGACAACGCGGCTATGGAAAGTTTTTTTGGCACGCTGAAGTCCGAGTTTTTCTATCTGAACAAATTTAACAATCTGGATGAGCTTCATGCGGGCATCGACGAGTACATTGAGTATTACAATCAGTCACGCATCAAACTGAAACTTAACGGCCTGAGCCCTGTGGAGTTCAGAATGCAGGCCGCTCAGGCAGCGTAGAAATAATCGTCCAACCTTCGGGGGTCATACCAGAGCATGGGAACGATAGTCAACCGTCCAACTTTGTGGGGGCAGCTCACTCACCCCCCCGACAAACCTTTCTAAATATTTCCTCGCCAATTCGTTCTTGTTGATACGACCCCGCCCGACGGTCAGCCCCACTCAGCAAGGATCGACCCATGAACCCCGAACACGCCCAGAAACTCGCTCGCCGTTTTGTCGAGTTACCCCTTGAAAAACGCCGCCTGTTCCTCGATGGCATGCGCAAGGAGAACATGGATTTCTCGCTGTTCCCGATCCCTTCCTGTGCCGGGCTGGCCGAGCGTGAGGGTCTGTCTTATGCCCAGCAACGCATGTGGTTTCTCTGGCAACTGGACCCGCACAGCGCGGCCTACAACCTGCCGATGTCGGTGGGCCTGAACGGTCCGCTGGAACTGCCTTTGCTGGATCGGGCATTCAGTGCGCTGGTCGAACGACATGAAAGCCTGCGCACCACCTTCGGCCAGGAGGGCGATCGGGCATTTCAGCGTGTTGCGCCGCCAGCGCCAGTGAGCATCCGCCTGACCGATCTGAGCGCCTTGCCGCCCGAACAGCGCTGGGCCAGTGCGCGTCAGGCCATGGCCGAACAGGCTGCGCAAACCTTCGATCTGCAGCGCGGGCCGCTGTTCACCGTGCAGGTGCTGCGTCTGGCCGAACAGGAGCACCTGCTGCTGCTCAACCTGCACCACATGATCACCGATGGCTGGTCGATGAACGTGCTGATCGACGAATGGCTGCGCGGCTACGACGCGCTGCTGGCCGGCAAACCGCTGCCTTTTCAGCCGCTGCTTGTGCAGTACCGCGATTACGCAGTCTGGCAACGCAGCTGGCTGGAAGCCGGTGAGCAGGCGCGTCAGCTGGACTACTGGCGCAGCCACCTGGGCGAAGAGCATCCGCTGCTGGAGCTGCCCACCGACCGTCCGTATCCGGCCTTGCCCAGCCACGACGGCGCTCGCCTGGAGCTGGCACTGGAGCCCGAGCTGCTGCGCAACCTGAAAAGCCTCGCGCAACGCCAGGGCGTGACCCTGTTCGTGGTGCTGCTGGCGACCTTCAAAAGCCTGCTGCATCGCTACAGCGGGCAGACCGACATTCGTGTTGGCGGCCTGATCGCCAACCGCACCCGCAGCGAAACCGAAGGGCTGATCGGCTGCTTCATCAATACTCAGGTACTGCGCAGTGAAGTGACGGCGCAGACCCGCTTCGTCGACTTGTTGAATATCGTGCGCGACGCCTCGACCGGTGCCCAGGCGCATCAGGAATTGCCATTCGACGCCATCATCGACGCCCTGCAGCCGGAGCGCAGCCAGAGCCATAACCCTTTATTTCAGGTGATGTTCAATCACCAGCCGGTGGTGGCCGACCTGCTCGACAAGCAATTGAGCGGCGGCCTGCGCGTGGCTAATCTGCCCGCCGAACAACAGGCACTGGCGCAGCGCTCGCACGCTGCCGCCAGCGACCTGATGCTGGCCACCAGCGGTGAAGGCGAACAACTGCATGCCGCCTTCACCTACGCCACCGACATTTTTGACGAGTCGACCATCGCTCGCCTGGCCGGGCACTGGCGCAACCTGTTGGCCTCTGTCTGTGCCGACCCGCTGCAGACCATCGCCGAGCTGTCGATGCTCTCGGCCGACGAGCGCACGCAACTGCTGGATGTCGACAATGCCACCAAAGCTGACACCACAACCCCCGCGCATCGCCAGTTCGAGGCACAAGTACAGCGCACGCCGCAGGCCCCGGCACTGATCCTCGCCCGTGAAGGTCAATCGCCAGGCCTGAGCTACACCGAACTGAACCAGCGCAGTAACCGTCTGGCCTGGCAGCTGCGCGAGCTGGGTGTCGGCGCGGACGTGCTGGTCGGCGTGGCGCTGGGTCGTTCGCTGGACATGCCCGTGGCGCTGCTCGCCGTGCTCAAGGCTGGCGGTGCCTATTTGCCGCTGGACCTGAATGCGCCGAGCGAACGCTTGCGTCATGTGTTGGCGGACAGTGGCGTGAAACTGCTGCTGACCCACAGCGATCAGCTGACCGGGCTGCCTGAATTGGCTGACATGCAATGCCTGTGCATCGATCGGATGAACAGCGAAACCGCCAGCGTGCACAACCTCGACGGCCCGATTGATCCGGCCAGCCTGGCCTACGTGATTTACACCTCAGGGTCGACCGGGCGGCCCAAAGGCGTGGCGATCAGTCATGCGGCCCTGGCCGAGTTCGTCGCCCTGGGGGCCAACTACAGTGACCTGCGCGAAGGCGACCGGGTCCTGCAGTTCGCCACCCACAGCTTCGATGGCTTCGTCGAGCAGTTCTACCCACCGTTGTGTCGTGGTGCGGCCGTCGTGCTGCGTGACGAGCGCCTGTGGGACAGCGCCACCTTCCATCAGGCCATCGTCGAGCACGGCGTGACCCTCGCCGACTTGCCCGCGGCCTATTGGCTGACGCTGGTTCAGGACTTCGCCGCCAGCCCGCCCGCACATTACGGCGCGCTACGCCAGGTGCATGTCGGCGGCGAAGCCATGGCCGTCGAGGGGCTGCGCCTGTGGCACAAGTCCGGGCTCGGGCATGTGCGCCTGCTCAATACCTATGGCCCGACCGAAGCTACCGTGGTGTCGAGCATCCATGATTGCAGCACGCTGACCCCGCAGCAGGTGTCCTGGCGCGGCGTGCCGATTGGCCAGGCGCTGGCAGGACGACGCCTGTACGTTCTCGACGATCAAATGAACCTGCTGCCGCAAGGTGCGGTGGGCGAGCTGTACATCGGCGGTCCTGGTCTGGCGCGGGGCTATCACGCCCAGCCCGGCCTGAGCGCCGAACGTTTTGTCGCCGATCCGTTTGTCAGCGGTGAGCGCCTGTATCGCAGCGGCGACCGCGCCCGACTGCGCACCGATGGCGCTGTCGAGTATATCGGCCGGGTCGATCATCAAGTGAAGATTCGCGGTTTCCGTATCGAGCTGGGCGAGGTCGAATCGCGCCTGCAGCAATGCACGGGCGTGCGCGAGGCCGTGGTGCTGGCCGTCGAACTGGCGGGCAGCACGCAGTTGGTCGCCTACGCGGTGCCGGACGTTGCCGCGTCTACAGAGGCCGAACAGTTGGCCCTGCGCCAAAGCATCCGCAGCCAGTTGCAAGCCAGCCTGCCGGATTACATGGTGCCGACGCACATGCTGTTGTTGCCCGAGCTGCCCCTGACGCCCAGCGGCAAGCTGGACCGCAAGGCATTGCCTGCCCCCGACGCAAGCCAGTTGCAGGCGCGTTATCGGGCGCCGCACAGCGAGGTGGAAATCTGCCTGGCGGCCATCTGGGCGGACGTTCTGCATGCGCCCCAGGTGGGCCTCGACGATCACTTTTTCGAACTGGGCGGGCATTCGCTGCTCGCCGCGCAAGTCATCGCCCGGATCAAGACGCAACTGGGCATCAGCCTTCCGCTGCGCAGCCTGTTCGAAAAACCGCTGCTCGGTGAACTCGCCGTCGAAGTGACAGCGCTGACCGACAACAGCACGGATAACGACTGGAGCGACATGGACCAGTTCATGGATTCACTGGAGGAATTCGGCGCATGACCGGGACCACTGCTGCACGCATTGCGAAACGTTTTGTCGGCCTGTCGCTGGAGCAACGCCAACAGTTCCTCGCCCGGTTGCGCCAGGAAGGCAAGGATTTCAGCCTGTTGCCGGTGCCGGTCAGCCGGCATGATGTCAGCGCCATTCCGCTGTCCTTCGCTCAGCAACGCCTGCTGTTCCTCTGGCAGCTCGATCCCTCGAGCGACGCGTACAAGATGACTACCGGCCTGCGTCTGCGCGGCACGTTGAACGAGTCGGCGTTGCGCCGCGCGTTCGATCATCTGATCGAACGCCACGAGGTGCTGCGCACGGTGTTTCACACTGATGGCGATCAGGCACAGCAAGTGCTGCTGCACGACCAGACAGTCGCATTGGAAAGCATTGATTTGGCCGGTCTGGCCGATGGCGAACTGCGCGATGCCGAGCTGGCGCTGCAAGTGGCCACAGTCACGGGCCAAGCGTTTGATCTGCGCACCGGGCCGCTGCTGCGCGCGCACCTGTTTCGCCTCGCGGACGACGAGCATGTGCTGATCGTCAGCATGCACCACATCGTCTCCGACGGCTGGTCGATGGATGTGATGATTCAGGAGTTCGTGCACTGCTATCAGGCGTACTGCGAGGGCCGCGAACCCGCGCTGCCGGAACTGCCGCTGCAATACGCCGATTATGCGATCTGGCAGCGCAGCTGGCTGGAGGCGGGCGAGGGCGCACGTCAGCTGGAGTACTGGCGTCACCGGTTGGGTGACGAGCAACCGCTGCTGGACGCCGCACCGGATTTCCCGCGTCCGGCCACGCAGAGCTATCAGGGCGAGCACCTGCGTTTCGATTTCGGTGTAGACCTGTCGCGGCGGCTCAACGCCTTTGCGCGCACGCAGGGCATGACCCTGTTCATGCTGGTGCTGGCCGGCTTTTCGCTGTTTCTGTCGCGCAAGGCCGGGCAGCGCGATATCCGCATCGGCGTGCCGAATGCCAACCGCGGTCGCGCTGAAACCGAAGGCTTGATCGGTTTCTTCATCAATACCCAGGTTTTGCGCTGCCAGGTGGATGAACGCCTGAGCTACCTTGACCTGCTGGCGCAGATTCGCGACACCTCGTTCGGTGCGCAGGCGCATCAGGACGTGCCCTTCGAACAACTGGTCGATCAACTGGCACCCGAGCGCAGCCTGGGCCACAACCCGCTCTTCCAAGCCAAGTTCAACCAGAACGTGGTCCTCAAGCAGAAAACCGCGCTCAGGCTGGCCGGGCTGGAGGTCAGCGAATATGCCTTCGACAAACAGGGCGCACATTTCGACCTGGCGCTGGACATCACTGACGACGGCACACTGATCCACGGCGACATGGCCTACGCCAGCGACCTGTATCGACGCACCACCGTCGAAGGTTTCATCCCGGAACTGCTCGCGCTGTTCGAAACCCTGCTCGATACGCCCCACGCCCCGCTATTCAGCCTGGGAGCACTCGCGGTCGAGCCGAGGCGCGACGCTCGCGCACCCGCGCCGCACATGCTGCAACTGTGGGACCGACAGGTCGAACGGCAACCTAATGCC encodes:
- a CDS encoding DUF6162 family protein → MSTPTRHIVRPAGAGHETLYVLLLCLLILGSAAGVISLHRDTQETHSIANHQLDARRELSAAEQGIYADLRVTLDEIRLLASEQQTPITPEQLGDEGFAPFARDASSVSRGDHAWQMIEQSYLGLSRTSSVAGSFLMRVDSGEQPDIWINRNASLAAVSDLSDQALIDSGWKQVVAQFDAGVTRQHPH
- a CDS encoding PepSY-associated TM helix domain-containing protein: MSKKSRSKIWFLVHSWLALPIWFFVLIVCVTGTLAVVSKEIMWLANPEMRDNRPSDDAQRLNFEQIRATIERNQPDLIVGTIMQPDGDYFALSVFITYPDGRSVPAYVNPYTGVIQGITPSFDFRRFTRALHGWWLVPFTNGYSWGWYLVSILGLPLLASLVTGLVVYKKFWRGFFKPVRFSQGPRIFWGDLHRLSGVWSIWFIAVISITGTWFLIQAILGDNQISISSKSQGASIIPHSAVPLTADGSPAPTISLERAVEIARERIPGLEASFITPPFNAYSNMQVGGRSWYPLMFQTAEINPYSGEIAASHLLSDRNKLEFVTESMRPLHTGDFGGIWIKLIWAFFGLLLSMMVLSGLLIWSKRTALATLNALKRDARARPVAYTPEINTSPLATRTPENSL
- a CDS encoding TauD/TfdA family dioxygenase; this encodes MSHALSLDIRPLLAGAGSLPMLVQAPEPGLDLMEALGELKPLVAGHLYSAGGILFRGFEVGGAEAFREFAAGFGDPLLNYEFGSTPRSNVTKGVYTSTEYPAHQSIPLHNEQAYTLEWPMKIWFYSMIAAQTGGETPIADSREIYRRIPARIRERFVEKKLMYVRNYGNGLDVEWSQVFNSEDERVVEAYCRAHNIECEWKDDGELRTRQICQAVSRHPVTHDTVWFNQAHLFHISNLQPEVRETLLDVVDEEDLPRNVYYGDGSPLEETLLDEIRGVLDECTVSFPWLENDVLMLDNMLTAHSRAPFTGKRKVVVAMAQGHSDK
- a CDS encoding IS3 family transposase (programmed frameshift) yields the protein MGKYTEQAKLAAVKEYCAGKAGLRDVAHRHDVDFSCLRQWVAAYQIHGVAGLQEKKRQRYSDEFKLTVLKRMHDERLSLRQTAALFDIRQFGIIGLWQRHYEEGAFDASSKPPTKAGRPRKMTTALPPVNAPSIDDESRSRDELLAEVKQLRMEVDYPKKARCLGSEEATNSATEKAQIVTELRLGHSLGGLLKLAGLARSTFYYQQKVLQAGDKYAGLKDLIQTVFYDHKGRYGYRRITAALRRAGHLVNHKTVQKLMGQLGLKSLVRVKKYRSYKGEVGKAAPNILKRDFKAQHLNEKWATDVTEFKVGGQKLYLSPIMDLYNGEIISYAIARRPLYSMVDEMLEGAFKKLEPHEKPILHSDQGWQYRMPVYQRLLNEHSITCSMSRKGNCYDNAAMESFFGTLKSEFFYLNKFNNLDELHAGIDEYIEYYNQSRIKLKLNGLSPVEFRMQAAQAA
- a CDS encoding non-ribosomal peptide synthetase is translated as MNPEHAQKLARRFVELPLEKRRLFLDGMRKENMDFSLFPIPSCAGLAEREGLSYAQQRMWFLWQLDPHSAAYNLPMSVGLNGPLELPLLDRAFSALVERHESLRTTFGQEGDRAFQRVAPPAPVSIRLTDLSALPPEQRWASARQAMAEQAAQTFDLQRGPLFTVQVLRLAEQEHLLLLNLHHMITDGWSMNVLIDEWLRGYDALLAGKPLPFQPLLVQYRDYAVWQRSWLEAGEQARQLDYWRSHLGEEHPLLELPTDRPYPALPSHDGARLELALEPELLRNLKSLAQRQGVTLFVVLLATFKSLLHRYSGQTDIRVGGLIANRTRSETEGLIGCFINTQVLRSEVTAQTRFVDLLNIVRDASTGAQAHQELPFDAIIDALQPERSQSHNPLFQVMFNHQPVVADLLDKQLSGGLRVANLPAEQQALAQRSHAAASDLMLATSGEGEQLHAAFTYATDIFDESTIARLAGHWRNLLASVCADPLQTIAELSMLSADERTQLLDVDNATKADTTTPAHRQFEAQVQRTPQAPALILAREGQSPGLSYTELNQRSNRLAWQLRELGVGADVLVGVALGRSLDMPVALLAVLKAGGAYLPLDLNAPSERLRHVLADSGVKLLLTHSDQLTGLPELADMQCLCIDRMNSETASVHNLDGPIDPASLAYVIYTSGSTGRPKGVAISHAALAEFVALGANYSDLREGDRVLQFATHSFDGFVEQFYPPLCRGAAVVLRDERLWDSATFHQAIVEHGVTLADLPAAYWLTLVQDFAASPPAHYGALRQVHVGGEAMAVEGLRLWHKSGLGHVRLLNTYGPTEATVVSSIHDCSTLTPQQVSWRGVPIGQALAGRRLYVLDDQMNLLPQGAVGELYIGGPGLARGYHAQPGLSAERFVADPFVSGERLYRSGDRARLRTDGAVEYIGRVDHQVKIRGFRIELGEVESRLQQCTGVREAVVLAVELAGSTQLVAYAVPDVAASTEAEQLALRQSIRSQLQASLPDYMVPTHMLLLPELPLTPSGKLDRKALPAPDASQLQARYRAPHSEVEICLAAIWADVLHAPQVGLDDHFFELGGHSLLAAQVIARIKTQLGISLPLRSLFEKPLLGELAVEVTALTDNSTDNDWSDMDQFMDSLEEFGA